The following are encoded in a window of Podospora pseudoanserina strain CBS 124.78 chromosome 6, whole genome shotgun sequence genomic DNA:
- a CDS encoding hypothetical protein (COG:T; EggNog:ENOG503NTWD), translating into MEPQQPHRPHHRPSYPQLHNLFHPLPPNIPHRTASSTPVSSPGLFSPNQPRPNMSLPQSQVGSESTTPGGLNSPYLHPLQSHKVRETHKANVEHDETTGRKYVNNYEIIEELGRGMHGKVKLARNIETQDYVAIKIIPRFSKKRRLGKVTAMSTQDKSKKEIAILKKIRHPNVVALLEIIDDPVLKKIYMVLEHVELGEVVWRKKGLPHICAFERRRVEREQRGEKPTPEEEHYEHILEQRQALKNAKRARQHSRSQANPADYWSLEYGVDEDDMEYFPQSLGKDMPEGYAGHVPSSPDSFGGSKLTSRAPSGTRLASLNVASRTGTPEPFDLETASMICNEDDLETPGAIRSNPMSATALDGTMYGAYPDDPAFRGRSPSMADSIISHMSSIDYNRVHDPYVDDYSYVPCFTIEQARNTFRDTVLGLEYLHYEGVVHRDIKPANLLWTKDHRVKISDFGVSYFGRPVRDGEPDDAVSESEAHDFDDDLELAKTVGTPAFFAPELCYTDAYDDKPGAPQPKVTEQIDVWSLGVTLYCLIYARIPFLAEDEWQMFRKIATEEVYIPARRLAPVDPATKPDERSLYTRINRPPYRDDDVLQYEEVDRELIDLLRKMLTKNPEKRIRLRDVKRHPWVLHGIPNILAWLDDTDPSRRTSGRKIQVDEKEVARAVVPLTLLERARSAVKRAVGKVMHRQDRAESVSSRRRATSSAASSAGDSPITPHLREGRRKSIRPDDYFTNSTPQTQPQSEHPLTQSVVASPLKSPPTEPHREPTPRQVLELVTNNLSARDERWLASASASPYRSLPRHGPSRSVNNAFLSLTPGPGEIRTMPPTPLFDPATEDPSSALRKARDIRPITDDLGRARSVDRGLFASTDKRAEPKVSLSTAMAPGNMTFTQKPLTSRSVEVARDLDRERVAQSPILSALGGYHYPQPKSDPNIQRQRCAVELGERPQTAHRVEDLPEVKTPQQRQRRVSLLEPSPRTQFPLRQPTPPIAEVDPALIPCPPSPEDDVFHPEPLSRGETVVTMKSSSSASIGALTTPLTSPSEAASPVYGINSQPAKDATEHMLAFQSDPSLPALLSSTSSVSADLEGEFLGNPGVVGGHTVIDTTDTITPPAFSKEPALGFPLEDQTRKDIVNLRLDERARPASAMETSRGRQVSRNHHADHDHDDDSDSDEGLVMAKSKKRHPPRENQSVGRLIVTTRRRDTNASIGSTETAKKIIVDDE; encoded by the coding sequence CACGATGAAACAACGGGCCGAAAGTATGTCAACAACTACGAAATCATTGAGGAGCTTGGCCGTGGCATGCacggcaaggtcaagctgGCGAGGAATATCGAGACACAGGACTATGTCGCCATCAAGATCATCCCACGCTTTTCCAAGAAGAGGCGGCTAGGAAAGGTCACCGCCATGTCGACTCAggacaagagcaagaaggaaatcgccatcctcaaaaaGATTCGGCACCCGAATGTTGTCGCCCTGCTCGAAATCATTGACGATCCCGTACTGAAGAAGATTTACATGGTCTTGGAGCACGTCGAACTCGGCGAGGTCGtatggaggaagaagggtcTACCGCATATCTGCGCATTCGAGCGCCGGCGCGTCGAGCGAGAGCAGCGCGGCGAGAAACCCACgcctgaggaggagcattACGAACACATCTTGGAACAACGTCAGGCGTTGAAGAATGCGAAGCGGGCGAGACAGCACTCTCGATCACAAGCCAATCCAGCCGATTACTGGAGCCTCGAGTATGGTgttgacgaagacgacatgGAATATTTCCCACAATCACTCGGCAAGGACATGCCAGAAGGCTATGCTGGCCACGTGCCATCAAGCCCGGACTCCTTTGGTGGATCAAAATTGACGTCTCGAGCTCCTTCGGGAACTAGACTCGCTAGTCTGAACGTAGCATCTCGCACCGGAACCCCCGAGCCCTTCGACTTGGAAACGGCGTCGATGATTTGCAACGAGGACGATCTCGAGACACCGGGGGCGATCCGCTCCAACCCCATGTCGGCAACGGCACTCGACGGGACCATGTATGGCGCCTATCCAGACGATCCAGCCTTCCGTGGGCGATCACCGAGCATGGCCGATTCCATCATTTCGCACATGTCTTCGATTGACTATAACAGAGTACATGATCCCTACGTGGACGATTATTCCTACGTACCGTGCTTCACCATTGAGCAAGCGAGAAACACCTTCCGCGACACCGTTCTAGGCTTGGAGTATCTTCACTACGAGGGTGTCGTGCACCGAGACATCAAGCCAGCGAATCTGCTGTGGACCAAGGACCACCGTGTCAAGATTTCCGACTTTGGCGTTTCATACTTTGGCCGACCTGTCCGCGATGGTGAACCAGACGATGCGGTATCCGAGTCCGAAGCCCACGATttcgacgacgacctcgagCTTGCCAAGACGGTGGGCACACCCGCCTTCTTTGCGCCCGAGCTTTGCTACACAGATGCGTATGACGACAAGCCGGGAGCTCCGCAGCCCAAGGTGACGGAGCAGATTGATGTGTGGTCACTGGGTGTCACACTCTACTGCCTCATCTATGCTCGCATTCCATTCCTGGCCGAAGACGAATGGCAAATGTTCCGAAAGATTGCCACGGAAGAGGTCTACATTCCCGCTCGGCGACTCGCCCCAGTTGACCCAGCTACCAAGCCCGATGAGAGATCGCTATATACGAGAATCAACAGACCGCCATACCGCGATGACGATGTACTTCAAtatgaggaggtggatcgGGAGCTTATCGACTTGCTTAGGAAGATGCTCACCAAGAATCCCGAGAAGAGAATTCGCCTTCGTGATGTGAAACGGCATCCATGGGTGCTTCACGGCATTCCCAATATCCTGGCGTGGCTCGATGATACCGATCCGTCTCGACGCACATCTGGACGCAAAATTCAGGTTGACGAGAAGGAAGTAGCTCGTGCCGTGGTTCCCCTGACATTGCTCGAGCGCGCCAGATCGGCTGTCAAGAGGGCTGTCGGAAAGGTGATGCATCGTCAAGACCGAGCGGAGAGCGTCTCTTCACGCAGGCGGGCTACGAGCAGCGCCGCAAGCTCTGCGGGCGACAGCCCAATCACACCCCATCTGCGAGAAGGACGTCGCAAAAGCATTCGTCCAGATGATTATTTCACCAACTCGACGCCACAGACTCAGCCCCAGAGCGAGCACCCCCTAACGCAAAGCGTGGTGGCCAGTCCGCTTAAAAGCCCCCCCACGGAGCCGCATCGCGAACCTACGCCCCGCCAGGTACTCGAGCTCGTGACTAATAATCTCAGTGCTCGCGACGAACGGTGGCTTGcgtcggcctcggcctcaccTTACAGATCACTACCTCGTCATGGTCCCTCTCGATCTGTCAACAACGCCTTCCTCAGCCTTACTCCCGGGCCCGGTGAGATACGGACAATGCCGCCAACCCCATTGTTTGATCCTGCGACCGAGGATCCCAGCAGCGCCTTGCGCAAAGCCCGGGACATCCGTCCCATTACCGACGATCTGGGCCGGGCAAGATCTGTGGATCGGGGGCTTTTCGCTAGCACCGATAAGCGCGCCGAACCAAAGGTCTCGTTGAGCACGGCTATGGCCCCAGGAAACATGACTTTCACACAGAAGCCGCTCACCTCCCGCTCGGTTGAGGTTGCCAGAGACCTGGACCGTGAACGTGTTGCTCAGTCTCCCATTCTGAGCGCGCTGGGAGGGTATCACTATCCCCAGCCAAAGTCGGACCCAAACATTCAGAGACAGCGGTGTGCTGTAGAGCTTGGCGAGAGGCCGCAGACGGCCCACCGTGTGGAAGACCTGCCCGAGGTAAAGACACCACAGCAACGCCAGCGACGGGTTTCCCTGTTGGAGCCGTCTCCAAGGACACAGTTCCCGTTGCGCCAGCCTACTCCTCCCATAGCCGAAGTCGACCCCGCCCTCATCCCTTGTCCTCCATCGCCCGAGGACGATGTGTTCCACCCCGAGCCCCTTTCGCGAGGAGAGACCGTGGTGACGATGAAATCATCTAGTTCGGCTTCCATTGGCGCCTTGACGACACCTCTCACAAGCCCCAGCGAGGCGGCGAGCCCAGTCTATGGAATTAACTCGCAGCCTGCCAAGGATGCTACAGAGCACATGCTTGCCTTCCAGTCGGATCCTTCCTTGCCGGCTCTTCTTAGCAGCACCAGCTCTGTTTCAGCCGACCTGGAAGGCGAATTCCTCGGCAACcccggggttgttggtggacaCACGGTGATTGACACAACCGACACAATCACACCGCCAGCCTTTTCGAAAGAGCCAGCCTTGGGATTCCCTCTCGAGGACCAAACCCGGAAGGATATCGTTAACCTCAGACTAGACGAGAGAGCCCGTCCAGCCAGCGCCATGGAGACCAGCCGAGGCCGTCAAGTATCGCGGAATCACCACGCTGACCACGATCACGATGATGACAGTGACAGTGATGAGGGACTGGTCATGGCCAAATCGAAGAAGCGCCACCCGCCTCGCGAGAATCAGTCGGTGGGCCGGTTAATCGTAACCACCCGCCGGAGAGACACCAACGCCAGCATTGGCAGCACCGAAACTGCCAAGAAGATCATTGTCGATGACGAGTGA
- the ALG2 gene encoding Alpha-1,3-mannosyltransferase-like protein (CAZy:GT4; COG:M; EggNog:ENOG503NW8K): MAKGTKDETGDGKVGEKKQKTIVFLHPDLGIGGAERLVVDAAVGLQKRGCKVVIFTSHCDPGHCFDEARDGTLDVRVRGNTVIPPSILGRFSILCAILRQIHLILSITLFTSELSKINPSGFFIDQLSAGVPLLSLLRPQTPIFFYCHFPDLLLVQNRNSSLFKRLYRIPFDALERWSMGFATSTAVNSNFTKSVVAKTWPGYPADQLKIVYPCINTSLPSSSSPDEETQPIKWGQSEKSIILSINRFERKKNIALAIQAFALLPAPARQKSKLVVAGGYDARVYENVSYHADLVSLCEKLGLKSATVKTVVSALNSSIEDVDVLFLLSVPNALKEILLKSAKLLVYTPREEHFGIVPLEAMLRGVMERVVERMGEGELREMVEEGKKRVRENFAETEMARQLEGVFEEMEGVDAKGAGALGLILVVMAGLTGAIGVGIGLWLVRTPVVKL; the protein is encoded by the exons ATGGCGAAGGGAACGAAAGATGAAACAGGGGATGGGAAAGTGGGAGAGAAAAAGCAGAAAACGATTGTCTTTCTACATCCAGACCTCGGGATAGGCGGCGCCGAGAGGTTGGTTGTCGATGCGGCGGTTGGGCTGCAGAAGAGAGGGTGCAAGGTGGTGATTTTTACTAGCCATTGCGATCCAGGGCATTGTTTTGATGAGGCTAGGGATG GAACCCTCGACGTCCGCGTAAGAGGCAACACCGtcatccccccttccatccTCGGCCGcttctccatcctctgcGCCATCCTCCGCCAGATCCACCTTATCTTGTCTATTACTCTCTTCACCTCGGAACTCTCCAAGATAAACCCTTCGGGCTTCTTCATCGACCAGCTCTCCGCCGGCgtacccctcctctccctcttgcGGCCACAAACACCGATATTCTTTTACTGCCACTTCCCCGATTTGCTCCTCGTCCAAAACCGAAACTCGTCGCTGTTCAAGAGACTGTATCGGATCCCGTTTGATGCGCTGGAGCGATGGTCCATGGGCTTTGCGACCTCGACGGCGGTCAACTCGAATTTCACAAAGTCGGTCGTTGCGAAGACTTGGCCGGGTTATCCAGCCGATCAGCTTAAAATAGTCTACCCCtgcatcaacacctccctcccctcctcctcctcccccgacgaAGAAACCCAACCGATTAAATGGGGGCAGTCGGAGAAGTCGATCATTTTGAGTATCAACCGCTTCGAACGCAAAAAAAACatcgccctcgccatccaagcgttcgccctcctccccgctcCCGCCCGACAGAAATCAAAGCTTGTCGTTGCCGGGGGTTATGACGCGAGGGTGTACGAGAACGTCTCTTACCATGCTGATCTAGTCAGCCTGTGCGAGAAACTGGGGTTGAAGTCTGCCACTGTCAAAACGGTGGTCAGCGCGCTGAACTCGAGCATagaggatgtggatgtctTGTTTCTGCTGTCGGTGCCGAATGCGCTGAAGGAGATTTTATTGAAGAGTGCAAAGTTGCTGGTTTATAcgccgagggaggagcaCTTTGGGATTGTGCCGCTGGAGGCTATGCTGAGGGGG GTTATGGAGCGCGTTGTTGAgcggatgggggagggggagctgagggagatggtggaggaggggaagaagagggtgagggagaatTTTGCGGAGACGGAAATGGCGAGGCAGTTGGAGGGTGTGttcgaggagatggagggggtggatgcAAAAGGGGCGGGGGCTTTGGGATTGAtattggtggtgatggcggggctTACGGGGGCGATAGGGGTGG